A single window of Acidimicrobiales bacterium DNA harbors:
- a CDS encoding thiamin pyrophosphokinase has protein sequence MARSSTESEVSSKAGIRGTARLGRRTKDLVKRIRPGEIAVIDHKDLDRVAAESLVDAGVAAVLNASPSISGRYPNRGPLVVVEAGVPLVDFPDEPLFDLVQDGDEILVDGGRVFKEGRLIARGTVLTRDEILQMMDRARDAIGDELERFAVNTLEYIEKEAKSFFRPLALPPLETQIRGRHCLVVVRGHDYRHDLRALKPYIAEYRPVLIAVDGGADALLEMRLRPDVIIGDFDSLSEDAFACGAELVHHVHPDGRAPGRENLQARGLRPGVDYHEFVVEGTSEDAALLLAHECRAKLIVAVGTHATMVEFLDKGRAGMASTFLTRLRLGPDLVDAKGVSRLYEGRVRRRDLVVMIVAALVVVLSIMAASESMRTFLEGVWLSLRDAWYSLTDRI, from the coding sequence GTGGCTCGCTCCTCCACCGAAAGTGAAGTCTCCTCGAAGGCCGGCATCAGGGGCACGGCCAGGTTGGGGAGGCGTACCAAAGACCTGGTGAAGCGCATTCGTCCAGGCGAGATCGCCGTGATCGACCACAAGGACCTGGACCGGGTGGCGGCCGAGTCGCTCGTCGACGCGGGAGTGGCCGCCGTGCTCAACGCCTCACCGTCGATCTCCGGTCGGTATCCGAACAGGGGTCCGCTGGTGGTGGTGGAAGCGGGCGTGCCTCTCGTCGACTTCCCCGACGAGCCGCTTTTCGATCTGGTGCAAGACGGAGACGAGATACTCGTCGACGGTGGGCGGGTCTTCAAGGAGGGGAGACTGATCGCCCGTGGGACCGTCCTGACCAGGGACGAGATCCTGCAGATGATGGACCGGGCCAGGGACGCGATCGGCGACGAGCTGGAGCGCTTCGCCGTGAACACCCTCGAGTACATCGAGAAGGAGGCGAAGAGCTTCTTCCGCCCTCTCGCGCTCCCGCCTCTCGAGACCCAGATTCGCGGCCGTCACTGCCTCGTCGTCGTCCGCGGTCACGACTACCGGCACGACTTGCGCGCGCTGAAGCCCTACATCGCCGAGTACCGACCCGTTCTCATCGCCGTGGACGGCGGGGCGGACGCCCTGCTGGAGATGCGCCTGCGCCCGGACGTCATCATCGGAGACTTCGACTCGCTCTCGGAGGACGCGTTCGCGTGCGGCGCCGAGCTGGTGCACCACGTACATCCCGACGGAAGGGCGCCGGGACGTGAGAACCTGCAGGCCAGAGGTCTCCGGCCTGGAGTCGACTACCACGAGTTCGTGGTGGAGGGGACGAGCGAGGATGCGGCCCTGCTCCTCGCCCACGAGTGTCGGGCGAAACTGATCGTCGCGGTGGGGACCCATGCGACGATGGTCGAGTTCCTTGACAAGGGTAGAGCGGGCATGGCCTCCACGTTCCTCACCCGTCTACGCCTCGGCCCGGATCTCGTCGATGCCAAAGGAGTCTCTCGCCTCTACGAGGGGCGCGTCCGCCGCCGCGACCTGGTCGTCATGATCGTCGCCGCGTTGGTGGTGGTGCTGTCGATCATGGCCGCCTCCGAGTCGATGCGGACTTTCCTCGAGGGCGTGTGGTTGTCTTTGCGAGATGCGTGGTATTCGCTCACAGATCGGATCTGA
- the nadK gene encoding NAD kinase, translating to MAKVVFVLHGGRDGAVELARETSRWLRDCGHTVVLTPADAELLGSPELAMSEEELAREAEVAVSFGGDGCMLRAVDLVASRGVPVIGVNMGRLGYLTEVEPSGVRDALNRFFAGEHLLEERMMLQVAITQGEKTAVTHALNEAVLERTPQGHTVSLSVRIDGCAFTTYVADALIVATPTGSTAYSFSARGPIIAPTHACILLTPVSPHMLFDRSMILEPTSELEIGVAGDRPAALAVDGRVRYELGEGDTVVCTRSPFTARLVTFAPRRFHEILKRKFGLADR from the coding sequence GTGGCCAAGGTGGTTTTCGTCCTGCACGGGGGTCGAGATGGAGCCGTGGAGCTCGCCCGCGAAACCTCCCGATGGCTACGGGACTGCGGACACACGGTCGTTCTGACTCCGGCTGATGCCGAACTGCTGGGTTCACCGGAACTCGCGATGTCGGAGGAGGAGCTCGCGCGAGAAGCCGAGGTTGCCGTCTCCTTCGGCGGCGACGGGTGCATGCTGCGAGCGGTCGATCTCGTGGCTTCTCGAGGGGTCCCGGTCATCGGGGTGAACATGGGCAGGCTCGGATATCTCACAGAGGTCGAACCGTCCGGCGTACGCGACGCTCTGAATCGCTTCTTCGCAGGGGAACATCTTCTCGAGGAGCGGATGATGCTCCAGGTGGCGATAACCCAGGGTGAGAAGACGGCCGTGACCCATGCACTGAACGAGGCGGTTCTCGAACGAACTCCACAGGGCCACACGGTGAGCCTCTCCGTTCGCATCGACGGATGCGCGTTCACCACCTACGTAGCAGACGCTCTCATAGTCGCGACCCCCACCGGGTCGACCGCGTATTCGTTCTCGGCGAGGGGTCCGATAATCGCGCCGACCCATGCCTGCATACTCCTCACCCCCGTTTCCCCACACATGCTGTTCGACAGGTCCATGATCCTCGAGCCCACGAGTGAACTCGAGATCGGGGTGGCCGGCGACAGGCCTGCTGCCCTGGCGGTGGACGGCAGGGTCCGCTACGAACTCGGGGAGGGGGACACCGTCGTCTGCACGCGGTCCCCGTTCACCGCGAGACTGGTTACGTTCGCGCCTAGGCGGTTCCACGAGATTCTCAAGCGTAAGTTCGGGCTGGCCGACCGCTGA
- a CDS encoding TlyA family rRNA (cytidine-2'-O)-methyltransferase, translated as MPRGPSIRAGPARPVGKSVRASKEPEDRDEIDLKGHRNEPCAANATGRGYEKLSGGTRRRRLDVEMVRRGLASSREAARRLIGEGRVLARGAPVDKPARLVDPGDPIAIVGEEDYVSRAGAKLAAALESFCIDLTGLRCADLGAGTGGFTDCMLRAGAAEVVAVDVGHGTFHSRLRLDPRVRLFEKTDVRLVDRELSGGPVGFAAVDLSFITCLAAAEPVLRITERESSVVILVKPQFEVGPRDASRGKGVIRDPALWERVLLRVGGALEAKGGSVTGLVPSPVKGRSGNVEFLCHWRPHVGVGDPGRLGRLVRTALLRAAEE; from the coding sequence TTGCCGCGTGGCCCGTCGATCCGAGCCGGTCCGGCGCGTCCTGTCGGAAAGTCCGTCCGAGCGAGCAAAGAGCCGGAGGACCGCGACGAAATCGACCTCAAAGGGCACCGGAACGAGCCGTGCGCGGCGAACGCGACCGGCCGGGGGTACGAGAAGCTGAGCGGGGGGACGAGGAGGCGTCGTCTCGACGTCGAGATGGTGCGGAGGGGGCTGGCCTCGAGTCGGGAGGCGGCTCGCCGGCTCATCGGAGAGGGGAGGGTGCTGGCGCGTGGAGCGCCCGTCGACAAGCCTGCGCGATTGGTGGACCCCGGTGATCCGATCGCCATCGTCGGAGAAGAAGACTATGTGAGCCGTGCGGGGGCGAAGCTGGCAGCCGCCCTCGAGTCGTTCTGCATCGACTTGACGGGTCTCAGATGCGCGGACCTGGGGGCGGGAACGGGTGGGTTCACGGACTGCATGCTCCGGGCCGGCGCCGCGGAAGTGGTCGCGGTCGACGTGGGACACGGGACGTTTCACTCCCGCCTGCGACTCGATCCACGGGTGCGACTTTTCGAGAAGACCGACGTGCGCCTGGTGGACAGGGAGCTGTCGGGTGGTCCGGTTGGGTTCGCAGCCGTCGACCTTTCCTTCATAACGTGTCTCGCAGCGGCCGAGCCGGTGCTCAGAATCACGGAGAGAGAGTCCTCGGTGGTGATACTCGTCAAGCCCCAGTTCGAAGTGGGTCCACGTGATGCCTCGAGAGGCAAGGGCGTGATACGGGATCCTGCACTCTGGGAGAGGGTCCTGCTCAGGGTCGGCGGCGCTCTAGAAGCGAAAGGGGGGAGCGTGACGGGCCTGGTTCCTTCGCCGGTCAAGGGGCGTTCCGGAAACGTCGAGTTCCTTTGTCATTGGCGGCCGCACGTGGGGGTCGGAGACCCTGGTCGACTCGGTCGCCTGGTACGAACGGCGCTGTTACGGGCTGCAGAGGAGTGA
- a CDS encoding glycine/betaine ABC transporter substrate-binding protein — MIAPAPTPVDSRVGLRDVRVFVGSGVTTVDMLLGEMSALMLQAAGADVRRLLQAGPDGLVREMLLSGEIDLYWESEALAWIAFLREGRLPEDLDSLHAELAERDRRENGVVWIGPTDLFDTQGFAVSARAPDLADVRTLTDMAGRLRRMRGEAGPVCVTGEFVGFREDGRAEFEELLSVAIPESTLRVYDADPIYAATSSGECAFGLVRRLDARSGSPDLRLLVDDVGLFTPHRLAVAVREDVIQSDPRVAAVLARLARELDEDDVRGMLAEVESRGSHPNRVAARWLREAGLTRR, encoded by the coding sequence GTGATCGCGCCCGCACCCACGCCGGTCGATAGTCGCGTCGGGCTGCGAGACGTACGCGTATTCGTCGGAAGCGGCGTGACGACGGTCGACATGCTTCTGGGTGAAATGTCTGCCCTCATGCTCCAGGCGGCCGGTGCAGACGTCCGGCGCCTGCTGCAGGCGGGACCTGACGGGCTCGTCCGTGAGATGCTCTTGTCGGGGGAGATCGACTTGTATTGGGAGAGCGAGGCGTTGGCCTGGATCGCATTCTTGCGAGAGGGCCGACTCCCAGAAGACTTGGACTCCCTTCATGCCGAGTTGGCGGAGAGGGATCGTCGTGAGAACGGTGTGGTCTGGATAGGGCCAACCGACCTGTTCGACACGCAGGGATTCGCGGTATCGGCACGCGCGCCGGACCTCGCCGACGTGCGGACTCTGACGGACATGGCGGGGCGTTTGAGGCGCATGAGGGGGGAGGCGGGGCCCGTCTGCGTCACCGGGGAGTTCGTCGGCTTCCGGGAGGACGGTCGGGCGGAGTTCGAGGAGCTCCTCTCGGTGGCCATACCCGAGAGCACATTGAGGGTCTACGACGCCGACCCGATCTACGCCGCGACTTCTTCCGGCGAGTGTGCGTTCGGCCTGGTGAGGAGACTCGACGCCCGATCGGGCAGTCCCGACCTCAGGCTGCTCGTCGACGACGTCGGGCTCTTCACCCCCCACAGGCTCGCCGTGGCCGTGAGAGAGGACGTGATCCAGAGCGACCCCCGGGTCGCAGCCGTGCTGGCTCGCCTGGCAAGAGAGCTAGACGAGGACGACGTGAGAGGGATGCTGGCCGAAGTGGAGTCGAGGGGATCTCATCCAAACCGCGTCGCCGCGAGGTGGTTGCGCGAGGCTGGACTGACACGTCGCTGA